The following DNA comes from Cellulomonas soli.
AGCGACGACATGACGCATCCGGCACCGTCCACGGGCCACATCCGGGAGGATGGGCCCGTGGACGCCGAGGACCCGATCCGCCAGGTCGAGCGCGAGCTCGGGATGCTGCTGCGCCGTGCGCACGCCGCATCGACCGCGATCGCCCGGAAGGTCCACCCCGACCTCGAGCCGGGCGTGTACGCGACGCTGGCCTACATCTCCCGACGACCGGGCGTGCGGGCCAGCGTGGTGGCCGACGACTTCGGCATCGGCCGCGCGACGATCTCGCGCCAGCTCGCCCGGCTCACCGACCTCGGGCTCGTCGAGCGACGGCCCGACCCGGACGACCAGCGCGGCCAGCTGCTCGCGCTGACGCCCGAGGGCACCGAACGGCTCGACCGGGCGCGCGGCGCCCGAGGCGGGTTCCTGCGCGAGGCGCTGGACCTGTGGGAGGAGGACGAGCTGCGGCACCTGGCCGCCCAGCTCGCCCGGCTCAACGCCGCCGTGGCCGCGTCCGTGCGACGCTGACCGCACCCCGACGGGCTGGGGCGTCCGGTCAGCGCATCCAGGTGGTGCGCTGGCGGGCGATCGCCGTGATCGCGGTGACCCGGTCGGGGTCGAGCCGCAACGGCATCCGACGGAAGACCGACGGCACGTCCTGCCGCGAGACGGCGACGGCGTCCTGCGTGCGCGGCTCCTGCGAGACCTCGAGGTCACCCTGCAGCACGACCATGCCCCGCACGGTCACCGCCGCGAC
Coding sequences within:
- a CDS encoding MarR family winged helix-turn-helix transcriptional regulator — protein: MDAEDPIRQVERELGMLLRRAHAASTAIARKVHPDLEPGVYATLAYISRRPGVRASVVADDFGIGRATISRQLARLTDLGLVERRPDPDDQRGQLLALTPEGTERLDRARGARGGFLREALDLWEEDELRHLAAQLARLNAAVAASVRR